Proteins from one Dysgonomonas sp. HDW5A genomic window:
- a CDS encoding heavy metal-binding domain-containing protein, with translation MHCEGDKVYDKPGNFPVCGMDLVTIATQGEDDNKSYRDLLRKFWIAIVFTIPVFLIAMLGMIHGFSDIVHPKLSSWLQLGFTIPVVFYAAWMFFERAWVSIRTMKLNMFTLIGIGTGAAFLFSIVGLLSW, from the coding sequence ATGCACTGCGAAGGCGATAAAGTATACGATAAACCCGGGAATTTCCCTGTGTGCGGTATGGATTTGGTAACGATAGCAACTCAGGGCGAGGACGACAATAAATCGTATCGTGATTTGCTCCGGAAATTTTGGATTGCGATCGTCTTCACGATTCCTGTATTCTTGATTGCCATGTTGGGCATGATACATGGATTTTCGGACATTGTTCATCCAAAACTTTCAAGTTGGTTACAGTTAGGATTTACCATTCCGGTAGTATTTTATGCCGCATGGATGTTTTTTGAACGGGCATGGGTTTCCATTCGAACCATGAAACTCAATATGTTTACCCTGATCGGTATAGGGACGGGAGCTGCATTTTTGTTCAGTATCGTGGGTCTGTTATCTTGGTAG
- the istB gene encoding IS21-like element helper ATPase IstB codes for MNNQTLEKLRQMRFLGMHDAFKTSLENTLKEQMTQDQFIFHLVSSEWDNRRNRAIKRATKLAAFRYTAFLEEIDYSFERGLDRNQVERLAGLDFIKDNKNIFITGPTGTGKSYLATALGNKACQDGYKVFYANTAKLMSSLKIAKVKGTILNEFKRIERVDLLILDDFAMQAFDSQSRGIMMDIIEDRHQKKSTMITSQVPVKDWYDAIGEKTVADAILDRLVHDSLRVELIGESIRKRKSKNENSYL; via the coding sequence ATGAACAATCAAACATTAGAGAAACTGCGTCAGATGCGTTTCTTAGGGATGCACGATGCTTTTAAAACTTCTTTAGAGAACACTTTAAAAGAGCAGATGACACAAGATCAATTTATCTTCCATTTGGTATCCAGTGAATGGGATAATCGTCGCAATCGTGCCATCAAAAGAGCAACCAAGCTGGCAGCGTTTCGGTACACTGCTTTCTTGGAAGAGATTGATTATAGCTTCGAAAGAGGCTTGGATCGTAATCAGGTAGAACGCTTGGCGGGCTTGGATTTTATCAAAGACAACAAGAATATCTTTATTACAGGACCCACCGGGACAGGAAAAAGCTATCTGGCTACTGCACTAGGAAACAAAGCCTGCCAAGATGGATATAAGGTCTTTTATGCCAATACCGCTAAATTGATGAGCAGCTTAAAGATAGCCAAAGTAAAAGGGACTATACTAAATGAATTTAAACGTATCGAAAGGGTGGATCTTCTAATCCTTGATGATTTTGCAATGCAAGCCTTTGACTCTCAGTCCAGAGGTATAATGATGGATATTATAGAGGATCGGCATCAGAAAAAATCAACAATGATAACCTCACAAGTACCTGTTAAAGATTGGTATGATGCCATAGGAGAAAAAACTGTAGCAGATGCCATACTCGATCGCCTGGTACATGACTCACTAAGAGTAGAATTAATTGGAGAATCAATCAGAAAAAGAAAATCGAAGAATGAAAATAGCTATCTATAA
- a CDS encoding multicopper oxidase domain-containing protein, protein MKKISKILFSIFVLSVIIPTIKSQSIKEYNLYVNDTIVNYTGKNRKAIAVNGQIPMPTLYFTEGDTAVVYVHNNMMHETSIHWHGLLLPNEQDGVSYLTTAPIEPMSTHTFKFALRQSGTYWYHSHTMLQEQIGMYGAIVIHKPNEPVVNEEVVLLSDWSDENPHEIERSLHYATDWYAIKKNTVQSYGEALLSGNFKTKFTNEWKRMNAMDVSDVYYERFLVNGVNEQQTKKYKAGDKVRLRVINGSASTYFWVTYSAGKMSVVASDGMDVEPVEVDRFIVGTSETYDVMVTIPADGKAYELLATSEDRTGSASLWLGDGTRQAAKPLPRLKYFEGMKMMNDMMTMGGNMKDMGMNMSLQQMDMNNVMYPEITGGEMSDMPSMQDSMSHAHHSEKQGDIVTLNYAMLKSPVKTTLPDTPFRTLYFELTGNMNRYVWTINNKTVSESDKILIKKGENIRIVINNNSMMRHPMHLHGHFFRVVNEHGEYSPLKNVLDIMPMETDTIEFNAAEEYGDWYFHCHILYHMMAGMGRIFSYEDSPPNPQIPNPDESIKKVYGDDRRFFLGGQVGLESNGSDGNMSLMNTRWIISTEWRIGLNKTHGFETEARIGRFIDQKQFLVAYAGWDWFYREGGRREKNLFGQSSNQKNWGAFTVGMQYTLPFLLVTQLQVDHTGYVRAQLRRDDIPVTRRLRLWGMINTNIEYAFGARYILTKYVSASTHYDSDMKFGAGITLTY, encoded by the coding sequence ATGAAAAAAATTAGTAAAATACTATTTTCGATTTTTGTGCTGTCGGTTATAATTCCCACAATCAAATCGCAAAGCATCAAGGAATATAACTTATATGTAAATGATACCATTGTAAATTATACAGGGAAAAATAGAAAGGCAATAGCTGTCAATGGGCAGATTCCAATGCCGACACTTTATTTTACAGAAGGCGATACGGCGGTAGTCTATGTGCATAACAATATGATGCACGAAACATCCATTCACTGGCATGGGCTTCTTTTACCCAACGAACAGGACGGAGTATCGTATTTAACCACAGCTCCTATCGAACCGATGTCGACCCATACATTCAAATTTGCTCTTCGCCAAAGCGGAACTTATTGGTATCATTCGCATACCATGTTGCAGGAACAAATAGGTATGTACGGAGCAATCGTCATTCATAAGCCAAACGAACCTGTCGTGAACGAAGAAGTCGTTTTACTCAGCGATTGGAGTGACGAGAATCCCCACGAAATAGAACGCTCGTTGCATTATGCTACCGATTGGTACGCAATCAAGAAAAACACCGTGCAAAGTTATGGTGAAGCACTCCTAAGCGGGAACTTCAAAACGAAATTTACCAATGAGTGGAAGCGTATGAATGCCATGGACGTGAGCGATGTGTATTACGAGCGATTTTTAGTAAACGGTGTAAATGAGCAGCAAACGAAGAAATACAAGGCAGGCGATAAGGTTAGACTGCGGGTAATTAACGGTAGTGCCTCCACATACTTTTGGGTAACCTATTCGGCAGGTAAAATGTCGGTTGTGGCAAGCGATGGCATGGATGTAGAACCGGTAGAAGTAGATAGATTTATTGTCGGAACGTCCGAAACATATGATGTCATGGTCACAATACCTGCCGATGGTAAAGCTTACGAGCTCTTAGCCACATCAGAAGACAGAACAGGTTCGGCATCACTCTGGCTTGGAGATGGAACGAGGCAAGCCGCAAAGCCTTTACCCCGTTTGAAATACTTCGAAGGCATGAAAATGATGAACGACATGATGACCATGGGCGGTAATATGAAAGACATGGGGATGAATATGAGCCTTCAACAAATGGATATGAATAATGTGATGTATCCCGAAATAACAGGAGGCGAAATGTCTGATATGCCATCAATGCAAGATAGTATGAGTCATGCCCATCATTCCGAAAAACAAGGCGATATCGTTACGCTAAATTACGCCATGTTGAAATCTCCCGTAAAAACCACTTTACCCGATACTCCTTTCAGAACACTGTATTTTGAGCTGACAGGAAACATGAACCGCTATGTATGGACTATCAACAATAAAACGGTTTCGGAAAGTGATAAAATATTAATCAAGAAAGGCGAAAATATACGTATTGTAATTAACAATAACTCTATGATGCGCCACCCTATGCACCTCCACGGACATTTCTTCCGGGTAGTGAATGAGCATGGCGAATACTCACCTCTTAAGAATGTACTGGATATTATGCCAATGGAAACAGACACGATTGAGTTCAATGCAGCCGAAGAATACGGCGATTGGTATTTTCATTGTCATATCCTGTATCACATGATGGCTGGAATGGGACGTATTTTTTCTTACGAAGATTCACCTCCCAATCCACAAATACCTAATCCGGACGAATCTATAAAAAAGGTGTATGGTGATGATAGGCGTTTCTTTCTTGGCGGACAAGTAGGCTTGGAAAGTAATGGTAGTGACGGAAATATGTCGCTGATGAACACCCGATGGATAATATCTACCGAATGGAGAATCGGGCTGAATAAAACACATGGTTTTGAAACAGAAGCCCGAATCGGACGTTTTATTGATCAGAAGCAGTTTCTGGTGGCTTATGCAGGCTGGGACTGGTTCTATAGAGAAGGAGGACGAAGAGAAAAGAATCTGTTCGGACAAAGTAGTAATCAGAAAAACTGGGGAGCATTTACCGTTGGAATGCAATATACTTTACCCTTTTTACTTGTAACCCAATTGCAGGTCGATCATACAGGTTATGTTCGTGCCCAACTAAGACGGGATGATATTCCTGTTACAAGACGCTTGCGGCTATGGGGTATGATCAATACCAATATCGAATATGCTTTTGGTGCGAGGTATATACTCACTAAATATGTTTCGGCTTCAACCCATTACGACAGTGATATGAAATTCGGTGCAGGGATTACCTTAACGTATTAA
- a CDS encoding VOC family protein, with amino-acid sequence MKNLTPYLIINNKCEEALLFYKDCFDGEISFMQRYAEAENYNVSEQFKDKIAHAEFMAEGIKFYASDGFEGQEVTVGDTIAMTVSFDNEKEQKTVFDKLKVGGNVTMDFAETSTDSILVTLIDKYGIHWYLNYDK; translated from the coding sequence ATGAAAAATTTAACTCCTTACTTGATTATAAACAATAAGTGCGAAGAAGCACTCTTATTCTATAAAGACTGTTTTGACGGTGAAATATCTTTTATGCAGAGATATGCAGAAGCCGAAAACTACAATGTCTCAGAACAATTCAAAGACAAAATCGCCCATGCCGAATTTATGGCAGAAGGTATCAAATTCTATGCATCTGATGGTTTTGAAGGACAGGAAGTAACCGTTGGTGATACTATAGCAATGACTGTATCATTCGACAATGAGAAAGAACAAAAAACAGTCTTTGATAAATTGAAAGTGGGTGGAAATGTAACAATGGACTTTGCCGAAACTTCAACAGATTCGATATTGGTTACATTGATTGATAAGTACGGAATCCACTGGTATCTGAATTATGATAAGTAA
- a CDS encoding AraC family transcriptional regulator has product MKYYIKNMVCNRCKMMVKSELEKLGLHPVSVSLVEVDLTEELQPADKVKLTVVLESLGFAMIDDKKSRVIGQIKTLIIELVHYNDNELIMNLSYLLSERLHLDYNYMSNLFSEIESTTIEKYFIAQKIERVKELLVYDELTLSEIAFKLNYSSVAYLSSQFKKITGLTPHPFPLQKYKNRKTQVARRSVNLINHSLNNITYDRFFFPNFAL; this is encoded by the coding sequence ATGAAATATTATATAAAAAACATGGTTTGCAATCGCTGTAAGATGATGGTTAAATCGGAATTGGAAAAACTGGGGCTTCATCCCGTATCGGTCTCTTTGGTAGAGGTAGACCTGACAGAGGAGTTACAACCAGCAGACAAGGTAAAACTTACGGTTGTTCTCGAATCACTTGGATTTGCGATGATAGATGACAAAAAAAGCAGAGTGATCGGACAGATAAAAACGCTCATTATCGAATTGGTGCATTATAACGATAATGAATTGATAATGAATCTATCGTATCTCCTCAGTGAGCGACTACATCTTGACTATAATTACATGAGCAATCTGTTTTCTGAAATAGAAAGCACCACAATTGAAAAGTATTTTATTGCTCAAAAAATAGAACGAGTTAAAGAACTTTTGGTTTATGACGAATTGACCTTAAGCGAGATTGCATTCAAACTCAACTATTCGAGCGTTGCCTATCTAAGCAGCCAATTTAAAAAAATAACAGGACTCACCCCTCACCCCTTCCCACTTCAAAAATATAAGAACCGAAAAACGCAAGTCGCTCGACGAAGTGTAAATCTTATAAATCACTCACTAAATAACATAACATACGATAGGTTCTTTTTTCCCAACTTTGCATTATAA
- a CDS encoding HEPN domain-containing protein, translated as MKKSISYLPSTNQRDLHFIVESVLQRLKQTEMIILFGSYARNDYVVYDEKYEFGKLQFYVSDYDILVVTSGVSDGGAIRSLSNVEDLYYDRAKDPDRQPPVQFISEDMKKLNKYLNEGRYFYTQIKQEGVVLYDSGKHKLARRRKLSFEEIKQQAQEYFDDKFKRGNEFLLGAGLFNERDCFQMASFHLHQACENYIYAIRLVFTLENPKQHNLTKLLNSVKKYSNEFIKVFPLDTAEEKRLFELIKAAYVNGRYDPDFVVTKQDIDALVPKVELLRDITKRICEVKIGEYGGME; from the coding sequence ATGAAAAAGTCAATATCATATTTACCATCAACTAACCAGCGGGATTTACATTTTATTGTGGAGTCTGTTTTACAGAGGCTAAAACAAACCGAAATGATAATCCTCTTTGGCAGTTATGCCCGAAATGACTATGTGGTATATGATGAAAAATATGAGTTTGGCAAACTACAGTTTTATGTAAGTGATTACGATATACTGGTTGTGACAAGCGGAGTATCGGACGGAGGAGCAATCAGGTCGCTCAGCAATGTGGAAGATCTGTATTATGACAGGGCAAAAGACCCTGATAGACAGCCTCCTGTTCAGTTTATCAGCGAGGATATGAAGAAGCTGAATAAATACCTGAATGAAGGGCGATACTTTTATACACAGATAAAACAAGAGGGCGTTGTTTTATATGATAGTGGTAAACATAAGTTAGCTAGAAGACGTAAACTTAGTTTTGAGGAAATAAAGCAACAGGCTCAGGAATACTTTGATGATAAATTTAAAAGAGGAAATGAGTTTTTATTGGGAGCAGGATTATTTAATGAAAGAGATTGTTTTCAAATGGCATCATTTCATTTACATCAAGCTTGTGAAAATTATATATATGCTATTCGTTTAGTTTTTACATTAGAAAACCCAAAACAACATAATCTCACAAAATTATTAAACTCAGTAAAGAAATACTCCAACGAGTTTATCAAAGTCTTTCCGCTTGATACAGCAGAAGAGAAACGGCTTTTTGAGCTTATCAAAGCGGCTTATGTGAATGGTCGTTATGATCCTGATTTTGTTGTTACTAAACAGGATATTGATGCCCTTGTTCCGAAAGTGGAATTGTTGAGGGATATTACTAAGAGGATTTGTGAGGTGAAGATTGGGGAGTATGGGGGGATGGAGTGA
- a CDS encoding nuclear transport factor 2 family protein codes for MNTNNNTTEETRAIVEQFYKRRSLNDIDGVIDLIADHIKWEIPGDTNLAPWLGDRSSKAEIREFFSLQKQHLESLIFDTNQLVVEGEIAVAIGYLSSRMLKTNKVFNSHFMTHFIVKNKQITHYFFSEDSLELVKVLTTNENSIEEQKTKDSSAIELVKLYFEKTDNREIDVNTLFSEDVEIYYPKFGEAKGRSEINRFIAWARGFIETLTHEISDFSYIISENRVIVEGTESGILKNGKAFSKTRFCSVFTIKDNLISRMYIYVDPDFTGEDAERFR; via the coding sequence ATGAATACAAATAACAATACAACAGAAGAAACCAGAGCAATCGTAGAACAGTTTTACAAGAGAAGATCATTAAATGATATCGATGGGGTAATCGACCTTATAGCAGATCACATAAAATGGGAGATTCCCGGGGATACGAATTTAGCTCCCTGGTTGGGCGACAGGTCAAGTAAAGCAGAAATCAGAGAGTTCTTTTCACTTCAAAAACAACACCTCGAATCTTTGATTTTCGATACTAATCAGTTGGTAGTTGAAGGTGAAATTGCAGTGGCAATAGGATATTTATCATCCCGTATGCTGAAAACAAATAAAGTGTTTAACAGTCATTTTATGACGCACTTTATAGTTAAAAATAAACAGATCACACATTACTTTTTTTCAGAAGACAGTTTGGAGTTAGTGAAAGTACTAACAACAAATGAGAACAGCATTGAAGAGCAAAAAACAAAAGACTCATCAGCTATTGAGCTAGTAAAACTGTATTTTGAAAAAACAGATAACAGAGAGATCGATGTTAACACCCTGTTTTCAGAAGATGTAGAAATCTACTATCCAAAATTCGGAGAAGCTAAAGGACGGAGCGAAATCAATCGATTCATCGCATGGGCGAGGGGATTTATAGAAACACTGACACATGAGATCAGTGACTTTTCTTATATTATTTCTGAAAACAGGGTGATAGTCGAAGGAACTGAAAGTGGAATACTAAAAAATGGAAAAGCTTTTTCCAAAACTCGCTTTTGCAGTGTTTTTACGATTAAAGATAATCTGATAAGCCGCATGTATATTTATGTAGATCCTGATTTTACGGGAGAAGATGCTGAGCGATTCAGATAA
- a CDS encoding heavy-metal-associated domain-containing protein — protein MEAKEQKTVIIQVQGNCPMCKTRIENTAKGISGVSSASWDQKTKQLHLSFDDSATSVDLISKAIAEVDHDTDKYEADIALIPPYLIAVNTESNYKF, from the coding sequence ATGGAAGCGAAAGAACAAAAAACAGTTATAATTCAAGTTCAGGGAAATTGCCCGATGTGCAAGACACGTATCGAAAATACGGCTAAAGGGATCAGCGGTGTATCATCTGCCAGTTGGGATCAAAAGACAAAGCAGTTACACTTGAGTTTCGATGATTCTGCCACATCTGTCGATTTGATTAGCAAGGCAATAGCCGAAGTAGATCACGATACAGATAAATATGAAGCAGATATAGCACTTATACCGCCTTACCTAATTGCTGTAAATACAGAAAGTAATTACAAATTCTAA
- a CDS encoding DUF3347 domain-containing protein, producing the protein MKKLILAIAVTLLAIVSYNQPVSAQNKDAGVVLQPVYQSYFALKDALVASDGKAAQSAAESLYKNIAAVPMDKLGSSHTVWMNLQSKLSFDAEHMKGTNDIGHHREHFVSLSKNMYELMKVATYGKTVYYQHCPMYNKKKGGANWLSLDKAIKNPYFGSKMLTCGSTTETLE; encoded by the coding sequence ATGAAAAAGTTAATTTTAGCAATAGCAGTCACACTTTTGGCAATTGTATCATACAATCAGCCTGTCAGTGCTCAGAATAAGGATGCCGGTGTAGTATTACAACCGGTTTATCAATCGTATTTTGCACTCAAAGATGCTTTAGTTGCGAGTGATGGCAAAGCGGCACAAAGTGCAGCCGAGTCTTTATACAAAAACATAGCAGCCGTACCGATGGATAAACTCGGTAGCAGCCACACTGTCTGGATGAATCTTCAATCGAAACTCAGTTTCGATGCCGAACATATGAAAGGTACAAATGATATTGGGCATCACAGAGAGCATTTCGTATCGTTGTCTAAAAATATGTATGAACTCATGAAAGTTGCTACATACGGAAAAACTGTATATTATCAACATTGCCCGATGTATAACAAGAAAAAGGGCGGAGCAAATTGGTTGAGTCTCGATAAGGCTATCAAGAATCCTTACTTCGGTTCTAAAATGCTAACCTGTGGCAGTACTACCGAAACATTGGAATAA
- the istA gene encoding IS21 family transposase, translated as MTKLRTIIRLYEDHMGLKTIAVMARTSRNTVKKYIHKWNSLKISFDDFVSKSDTELHALFCITDAPGMPNPRRDTLESLLPSISKDLGRKGMTTMQQWQKYIKEHPDGYGLTQFRISVQRYRMINNPSMRMEHKAGDKMFVDYTGDKLWIYPHGESPREVDVFVAILGCSLLTYVEAVSGQSKEDFISACENSFYFYGGVPQAVVPDNLKAAVTKASRHESILNEEFERFAEHYGVTVFPARVRKPRDKAPVENAVKLTYKDIYTRTSHLHCPDLKSLNAAILSALDLHNNNLLTNRNYSRRSYFEEIEKESLGPLNPIRYQIKKHAMATVGKDGYIRLSEDIHYYSVPHTYIGKRLKLSYSADDVHIFDGYSLVASHTRSRLQFKHTTNTDHLHPKHKAVLEWSPEVFIKEAADIHEDVERYIRKVMEKKRYVDQANKSCSGILLLARKVGAARLTAACRLAESYDRYSYNEIQDILKTKSEFVEVPEETVDIPEHENIRGKDYYK; from the coding sequence ATGACCAAATTAAGAACGATTATCCGTTTGTATGAGGACCATATGGGTCTTAAAACTATTGCCGTAATGGCTCGCACCTCCCGCAATACTGTTAAGAAGTATATCCATAAATGGAACTCTTTAAAGATTAGTTTTGATGATTTTGTGTCTAAGAGTGATACGGAACTTCACGCGTTATTTTGTATTACAGATGCTCCCGGTATGCCTAACCCACGTCGGGATACACTGGAGTCTCTTCTTCCGAGCATCAGTAAGGACCTTGGTCGTAAAGGGATGACTACGATGCAGCAATGGCAAAAGTATATCAAAGAACACCCCGATGGGTATGGCTTAACTCAGTTTCGCATCTCAGTTCAACGTTATCGAATGATTAATAACCCCTCTATGCGTATGGAACATAAAGCAGGGGATAAAATGTTTGTAGATTATACAGGAGATAAGCTTTGGATTTATCCTCATGGTGAATCCCCTCGTGAGGTGGATGTATTTGTGGCAATCTTGGGTTGTAGCTTGTTGACTTATGTGGAAGCAGTATCAGGGCAGAGCAAAGAAGATTTTATCTCTGCCTGTGAGAACAGTTTTTATTTTTATGGAGGTGTTCCTCAAGCTGTTGTTCCTGACAATCTAAAAGCTGCTGTAACCAAAGCTTCTCGCCATGAATCTATCTTGAATGAAGAGTTTGAGCGTTTTGCTGAACATTATGGAGTCACAGTGTTCCCCGCTCGTGTTCGTAAACCCCGAGACAAAGCTCCTGTGGAGAATGCCGTTAAACTAACCTATAAGGATATTTACACTCGCACCAGTCATCTTCATTGCCCTGATCTAAAGAGTTTAAATGCAGCTATCCTGTCTGCTTTAGACCTGCATAACAATAATCTGTTGACTAATCGGAACTACTCTCGTCGTTCCTATTTTGAAGAGATTGAAAAAGAATCCTTAGGACCATTGAATCCAATCCGCTATCAGATTAAAAAACACGCGATGGCTACCGTAGGTAAAGATGGTTATATCCGCTTGAGTGAGGATATCCATTATTACAGTGTACCTCACACGTATATCGGTAAAAGGCTTAAGCTCTCTTACTCAGCGGATGATGTGCATATCTTTGACGGCTATAGCCTTGTGGCATCTCATACCCGCAGTCGTTTGCAGTTTAAGCATACCACCAATACAGATCATCTGCATCCCAAACATAAAGCCGTATTGGAATGGTCCCCTGAAGTATTTATCAAAGAAGCAGCCGACATCCATGAGGATGTGGAGCGTTACATCCGTAAAGTGATGGAAAAGAAACGCTATGTGGATCAGGCTAACAAGAGTTGTTCGGGTATCCTTTTATTGGCCAGGAAGGTCGGAGCGGCTCGTTTGACGGCAGCCTGCCGATTGGCTGAGAGTTATGACAGATACAGTTATAACGAGATCCAGGATATCCTTAAAACTAAATCTGAGTTTGTAGAAGTACCTGAAGAAACAGTGGATATACCCGAACATGAAAATATCAGAGGCAAAGATTATTATAAATAG
- a CDS encoding heavy metal-binding domain-containing protein, with amino-acid sequence MKHSYKIGGMTCDGCRGRIEKALNGINGIDAVVTLNPPIATITMEKHIATEQLQEALSAIGNYTISPDNGENKHNEGSSCCSFAPQKPVVIPKDIQADGIYYCPMYCEGDKIYHKSGNCPVCGMNLEKKPTM; translated from the coding sequence ATGAAACATTCATATAAAATAGGCGGCATGACCTGCGACGGTTGCCGTGGACGAATTGAAAAAGCACTGAACGGAATCAACGGTATTGATGCCGTTGTTACACTAAACCCTCCTATTGCGACCATCACAATGGAGAAACATATAGCGACTGAGCAACTGCAAGAGGCTTTGTCTGCCATTGGTAATTATACCATATCTCCCGACAACGGCGAGAACAAGCACAATGAGGGAAGCTCGTGTTGCAGCTTTGCTCCACAGAAACCCGTCGTGATACCCAAAGATATTCAGGCAGATGGAATATACTACTGCCCGATGTACTGCGAGGGAGACAAGATCTATCACAAATCAGGTAACTGTCCTGTCTGCGGTATGAACCTTGAGAAAAAGCCAACCATGTAA
- a CDS encoding NADP-dependent oxidoreductase — translation MKAITLKEFGSVDNLIIQDIPTPTIKEDEVLVKVKAISINPVDVKVRAGGVQIAGPLLDSLINENPIILGWDISGEITETGTSVHDFKVGDEVFGMVNFIGHGKAYAEYVAVPASQLALKPQNISYEEAAAATLAVLTAWQAFTKDGHLKSGDRVLIHAASGGVGHYAVQIAKHLGAYVIGTSSAANKDFVMSLGADEHIDYKRQDFEKTVSEIDFVLETIGGKNLEKSLEVVKQSGTVIIINLPSGFSEEIKSKIIEKGIKFCLYMTVQSSGEDMKQIANLLEKGIIKSHISKVFSFDQMAGAHLQIESGRTMGKTVVIL, via the coding sequence ATGAAAGCAATAACATTAAAAGAATTCGGAAGTGTAGATAATCTGATAATACAAGATATTCCAACACCAACCATCAAAGAAGACGAAGTTTTGGTAAAAGTAAAAGCCATCAGTATAAACCCTGTAGATGTAAAAGTCCGAGCAGGAGGAGTACAGATTGCAGGACCATTACTTGATAGCCTGATAAACGAAAACCCTATTATTTTAGGATGGGACATATCGGGAGAAATAACCGAAACAGGTACTTCCGTTCACGATTTTAAAGTTGGAGACGAAGTATTCGGTATGGTAAACTTTATCGGACATGGAAAAGCCTATGCAGAATATGTAGCTGTTCCAGCTTCGCAATTGGCATTAAAGCCTCAAAATATTTCGTATGAAGAAGCAGCCGCAGCAACGCTTGCTGTATTAACGGCTTGGCAGGCATTCACCAAAGATGGACACCTAAAATCAGGCGATCGGGTGCTTATACATGCCGCGTCAGGCGGAGTAGGTCATTATGCTGTTCAGATAGCAAAACATTTGGGAGCTTACGTAATCGGAACATCATCAGCTGCCAATAAAGACTTTGTTATGAGCTTAGGAGCAGACGAGCATATCGATTATAAAAGGCAGGATTTTGAGAAAACAGTAAGCGAGATAGACTTTGTTCTCGAAACGATTGGTGGTAAAAATCTCGAGAAATCCTTGGAGGTAGTAAAACAGTCAGGAACTGTAATCATAATCAATCTACCATCAGGATTCTCGGAGGAGATTAAAAGTAAAATAATCGAAAAAGGGATTAAATTCTGTCTTTATATGACAGTTCAATCTAGTGGAGAAGATATGAAACAGATAGCCAACTTGTTGGAAAAAGGGATTATTAAATCGCATATATCTAAGGTATTCTCATTCGACCAGATGGCAGGGGCTCATTTGCAGATAGAGTCTGGACGTACTATGGGGAAAACAGTAGTAATATTATAA